From the Ficedula albicollis isolate OC2 unplaced genomic scaffold, FicAlb1.5 N00743, whole genome shotgun sequence genome, one window contains:
- the LOC101809444 gene encoding olfactory receptor 14J1-like gives MCYDRYVSICKPLHYRTLLGSRACAHMAAAAWACAFLYSLLHTANTFSLPLWQDNALCQFCEIPQILKLSCSKSYLRKLGHLAVGACLVFGCFVFIVFSYVQIFRVVLRIPSEQGRHKVFSTCLPHLAVVSFFLSTAVFSHLKLPSISSPSLDLSLSFLYSVVPPVLNPLIYSLRNQELKAAVWRLMTGCFQKH, from the coding sequence ATGTGCTATGATCGCTACGTGTCCATCTGCAAACCCCTGCACTACAGGaccctcctgggcagcagagcttgtgcccacatggcagcagctgcctgggcctGTGCCTTTCTCTATTCACTGCTGCACACAGCGAATACATTTTCCCTGCCCCTGTGGCAGGACAATGCCCTGTGCCAGTTCTGTGAAATCCCACAGATCCTCAAGCTTTCCTGCTCCAAATCCTACCTCAGGAAACTTGGGCATCTTGCTGTTGGTGCCTGTTTGGTATTTGGTTGTTTTGTGTTCATTGTTTTCTCCTATGTGCAGATCTTCAGGGTTGTGCTGAGGatcccctctgagcagggacGGCACAAAGTCTTTTCCACCTGcctccctcacctggctgtggtCTCCTTTTTTCTCAGCACTGCCGTATTTTCTCACCTGAAGCTTCCCTCCatctcttccccatccctggatctcTCCCTCTCGTTTCTGTACTCGGTGGTACCTCCAGTGCTGAATCCCCTCATTTACAGCCTGAGGAACCAGGAGCTCAAGGCTGCAGTGTGGAGACTGATGACTGGATGTTTCCAGAAACATTAA